In one Caldivirga sp. genomic region, the following are encoded:
- a CDS encoding nucleotidyltransferase family protein: protein MNIGELINALKDACRGLESEFGDEFLGLMLFGSWARGEAGEGSDVDVLVLFNSLRGLETRARAYEVLKRFINRDITLIDMRRSELSGKLTALAMNIAYDGVIICDRQGDLTRFKDAVIKFIGSECLVRYRTRDGKYGWVRADGKPMLKAVRGDVRSA from the coding sequence GTGAACATTGGCGAATTGATTAACGCGCTTAAGGACGCGTGTAGGGGTCTTGAGTCTGAGTTTGGCGATGAATTTTTAGGCTTAATGCTATTTGGTAGCTGGGCTAGGGGTGAGGCTGGTGAGGGTAGTGACGTTGATGTGCTCGTCCTATTCAATAGCCTGAGGGGCCTTGAGACTAGGGCTAGGGCCTATGAGGTTCTTAAACGATTCATAAACCGCGATATCACGCTTATAGACATGAGGAGGAGTGAGCTTAGCGGTAAGTTAACGGCACTGGCGATGAACATAGCCTACGATGGTGTGATAATCTGCGATAGGCAGGGTGACTTAACGCGCTTTAAAGATGCGGTAATTAAGTTTATTGGAAGTGAGTGCCTGGTTAGGTATAGGACTAGGGATGGCAAGTATGGGTGGGTTAGGGCCGATGGTAAGCCCATGCTTAAGGCAGTGAGGGGTGATGTACGATCCGCTTGA
- a CDS encoding ATP-binding protein — protein MLFSLYPKEARSELFGRDEEVNYIKRQIHAGNWVVVVGQRMIGKTSVVKVALNELASEGFRAMYINLQGVNSLKTLLNLMINEANRSMLFRDIDASVNLTIGPLGIEVRRGARPMGTLLEYLLSIRRNTVIAFDEVQELASASPHLLKILGNVYSSNPRVHFILTGSYVGLVRTLLEPSPASPLYGRPPVEVRLTPFTRDQSRAFLMRGFSELGISFSGYDKVIDELDGITGWLTLFGNLHGVRGLPMNDALSKVMEEGAKIMVNELNNFLKGRTNRVLYLAVLEALKHVDRWIDIKTYVSFMLRREVDDRVLANALTSLTRFNLIEKYGEGRYRLIDPILRNIKFMDLS, from the coding sequence AAGGAGGCTAGGAGTGAATTATTTGGTAGGGATGAGGAGGTTAACTACATTAAGAGGCAGATTCATGCTGGTAATTGGGTAGTGGTGGTTGGGCAGAGGATGATTGGTAAGACTAGTGTCGTTAAGGTTGCGTTAAATGAGTTAGCCTCCGAGGGGTTTAGGGCTATGTATATTAACCTACAGGGTGTTAACTCACTTAAGACGCTACTTAACCTAATGATAAATGAGGCTAATAGGAGCATGTTGTTTAGGGATATTGATGCCTCAGTGAACTTAACCATAGGGCCCCTGGGCATAGAGGTGAGGAGGGGGGCTAGGCCCATGGGTACGCTGCTTGAGTACTTATTATCAATCAGGAGGAACACCGTGATAGCTTTTGATGAGGTTCAGGAATTAGCATCAGCATCACCTCATTTGCTTAAAATCCTAGGTAACGTCTACTCATCAAATCCAAGGGTCCACTTCATATTAACCGGTTCCTATGTTGGATTAGTAAGGACCCTACTTGAACCATCACCAGCATCACCCCTATACGGTAGGCCACCTGTGGAGGTTAGGTTAACACCATTTACGAGGGATCAATCAAGGGCATTCCTAATGAGGGGGTTTAGTGAATTAGGCATTAGCTTCAGCGGCTACGATAAAGTTATTGATGAGCTCGACGGCATTACAGGCTGGTTAACACTATTCGGTAACCTTCATGGCGTCAGGGGGCTGCCTATGAATGATGCGTTGAGTAAGGTAATGGAGGAGGGCGCTAAAATAATGGTGAATGAACTCAATAATTTCCTGAAGGGTAGAACAAATAGGGTACTATACCTAGCTGTACTTGAGGCCCTTAAGCATGTTGATAGGTGGATTGACATTAAGACGTATGTATCATTCATGCTTAGGCGGGAGGTTGACGATAGGGTTTTAGCCAATGCCTTAACTTCATTAACCAGGTTTAATCTAATTGAGAAGTACGGTGAGGGTAGGTATAGGTTAATTGACCCCATCCTTAGGAATATTAAATTTATGGATCTAAGTTAA
- the sufC gene encoding Fe-S cluster assembly ATPase SufC, whose amino-acid sequence MAELKVENLTVSVDGKIIVEDVSFNVKGGEVLALMGPNGSGKTTLFMTIAGHPKYTIVKGRIILDNDDLTTLLPEERVMKGIMVAFQTPIAVPEVRLSTLITAMVNKMNGKKLTDPAPPSLVSSLVKSVQEVGLTTAHLSRGVNHGFSGGEMKRSEVLQLLMVKPKIALIDEPDSGLDVDGIFAVGKALLNLVNSGTGIVLTTHSARILHTLKPTRVLVLSKGRIIAEGGLELVEEIEKVGYENFLRVRSK is encoded by the coding sequence ATGGCTGAGTTGAAGGTTGAGAACCTGACGGTTTCAGTTGATGGTAAGATTATTGTAGAGGACGTGTCATTTAATGTTAAGGGTGGTGAGGTTTTAGCGTTAATGGGGCCTAACGGTAGTGGGAAAACAACACTATTCATGACTATTGCCGGCCACCCTAAGTATACCATTGTTAAAGGTAGGATAATCCTCGATAACGATGACTTAACCACATTGCTCCCTGAGGAGAGGGTAATGAAGGGTATAATGGTTGCCTTCCAAACCCCAATTGCTGTACCTGAGGTTAGGTTATCAACGCTCATAACGGCAATGGTTAATAAAATGAATGGTAAGAAGCTTACTGATCCAGCTCCACCAAGCCTCGTAAGTAGCCTAGTTAAGAGTGTTCAGGAGGTTGGGTTAACAACAGCCCACTTAAGCAGGGGCGTTAACCATGGCTTTAGTGGGGGTGAGATGAAGAGGAGTGAGGTTCTTCAGTTACTAATGGTTAAGCCTAAGATAGCCTTAATTGATGAGCCTGATTCAGGACTGGACGTTGACGGAATCTTCGCCGTTGGTAAGGCGTTACTTAACCTAGTTAACTCAGGGACAGGCATTGTCCTAACCACCCATAGTGCCAGAATCCTCCACACACTTAAGCCAACTAGGGTACTGGTCTTAAGCAAGGGGAGGATAATTGCCGAGGGTGGGTTAGAGCTAGTGGAGGAGATTGAGAAGGTGGGTTACGAGAACTTCCTGAGGGTGAGGTCTAAATGA
- a CDS encoding zinc ribbon domain-containing protein: MVDLTSLNAAMGLIDYDGLMYIVNYVRDPGGIKAIVGDIGLSNLFAVTTTSGYAILVKGGSIKSEYYWWKREIANLAISEGQVIDEVFIGYPHMVSHDNGNEYNTNIWWFRKITQWLTSKACSICGEIHENGRVHRGLYICLRTGRTINADINASMKIARKVGYEVKVKHKILSFQVTTNSTKPLNPHQRANTQDPPTYPTLRCGKEVIHNAGGLIPFLSTTYLKISLLVSLGI; encoded by the coding sequence ATGGTAGACTTAACATCATTAAACGCAGCCATGGGGTTAATAGACTACGATGGTTTAATGTACATAGTGAACTATGTTAGAGACCCTGGTGGCATTAAAGCAATAGTAGGTGACATTGGTTTAAGTAACTTATTCGCGGTGACCACCACGAGTGGCTATGCCATCCTAGTGAAGGGCGGCTCCATTAAGAGTGAGTACTACTGGTGGAAGCGTGAAATAGCCAACCTGGCAATCAGTGAGGGACAAGTCATTGATGAGGTGTTCATTGGCTACCCACACATGGTTAGTCATGATAATGGTAATGAGTATAATACCAACATTTGGTGGTTTAGGAAAATAACCCAATGGCTAACCAGCAAGGCTTGTAGTATTTGTGGTGAAATTCATGAGAATGGTAGGGTACATAGGGGACTCTACATATGCTTGAGGACTGGCAGGACAATAAATGCTGATATTAATGCGTCGATGAAAATAGCAAGAAAAGTAGGCTACGAGGTAAAGGTCAAGCACAAGATACTGAGCTTTCAAGTAACAACAAACAGCACGAAACCATTAAACCCACACCAGAGGGCTAACACCCAAGACCCCCCAACATACCCCACCCTAAGGTGCGGGAAGGAGGTCATACACAATGCGGGTGGCCTAATACCTTTCCTCTCAACCACGTACCTCAAAATCTCCCTCCTAGTTTCCTTGGGAATCTGA
- the arcC gene encoding carbamate kinase, which yields MMLVIALGGNAFAKTGSRVGSPKDQLEAVREAAVDIVDMIQLGYRVVVTHGNGPQVGLIAERISDSLSLDMAVAATEGWMGYLLVNAIEDEAKRRGLSTRAVAVVTRVIVNSNDDAFRNPTKFIGPTYREAEAIELSEVKGWVFKKDPRGGWRRVVPSPRPVSIVEADVIRQLISNGNIVIAVGGGGVPVINHEGVEAVIDKDLATQLLANSINADELMILSDVDYVYLNYGKPNQRPLTTIRINELRRYYDDGQFPEGNMGPKVEAAIRFIEGGGKRAYIGRLGKASELIKGATGTIILP from the coding sequence ATGATGCTGGTTATCGCCCTAGGTGGGAATGCCTTCGCCAAGACTGGCTCAAGGGTGGGTTCACCTAAGGATCAACTTGAGGCTGTTAGGGAGGCTGCAGTCGACATTGTGGACATGATTCAATTAGGCTATAGGGTAGTTGTAACTCACGGTAACGGCCCCCAGGTTGGCTTAATAGCTGAGAGGATTAGTGATTCACTAAGCCTAGACATGGCCGTTGCAGCCACGGAGGGTTGGATGGGGTACCTTCTCGTAAACGCAATTGAGGATGAGGCTAAGCGAAGGGGATTAAGCACTAGGGCGGTTGCCGTAGTCACTAGGGTTATCGTCAACAGTAATGATGATGCCTTCAGAAACCCCACTAAGTTCATTGGACCAACCTACCGTGAGGCGGAGGCTATTGAGTTAAGTGAGGTTAAGGGTTGGGTTTTCAAAAAGGACCCTAGGGGTGGCTGGAGGAGGGTTGTTCCATCACCAAGGCCAGTATCCATAGTTGAGGCTGACGTTATTAGGCAACTCATCAGTAACGGCAACATAGTTATTGCAGTTGGGGGTGGTGGTGTACCTGTTATTAATCATGAGGGTGTTGAGGCCGTTATCGATAAGGACCTGGCCACTCAACTACTTGCCAATAGTATTAACGCCGATGAATTAATGATACTGAGTGACGTGGATTACGTGTACTTAAACTACGGTAAACCTAATCAAAGGCCACTAACCACAATACGCATTAATGAATTAAGGAGGTACTATGATGATGGTCAATTCCCCGAGGGCAACATGGGCCCCAAGGTGGAGGCTGCAATTAGATTCATTGAGGGTGGTGGTAAAAGAGCCTACATAGGTAGGTTGGGTAAGGCAAGTGAATTAATCAAGGGGGCTACGGGGACGATCATACTACCTTAA
- a CDS encoding 50S ribosomal protein L6, whose protein sequence is MAKVPYLSEVIEVPEGVSISVEGGELNYRVTVKGPLGSVTKEFKGLPVFMSLRDGKVVVEGFTLDRKAKSMVFTVAGHIRNMIIGVTKGWRYKLKVVYAHFPISVKVQGNSVVIENFLGRRSKITLQIPQGVKVQVVKDDVVVEGIDKELVSQFAANIELATTLRGKNRPSPHGRESAPGILDGIYVYASENIKQ, encoded by the coding sequence ATGGCTAAGGTGCCTTACTTATCAGAGGTCATTGAGGTGCCTGAGGGAGTGAGCATTAGTGTTGAGGGAGGGGAATTGAACTACAGGGTAACGGTTAAGGGGCCACTGGGTTCAGTAACCAAGGAGTTTAAGGGGTTACCGGTGTTCATGAGTTTAAGGGATGGTAAAGTAGTAGTGGAGGGCTTTACACTGGATAGGAAGGCTAAGTCAATGGTATTCACCGTGGCTGGGCACATTAGGAACATGATAATTGGGGTGACGAAGGGCTGGAGGTATAAGCTTAAGGTGGTTTACGCTCACTTCCCAATAAGCGTTAAGGTTCAGGGTAATAGCGTGGTCATAGAGAATTTCCTAGGTAGAAGGTCTAAAATAACGCTTCAAATACCGCAGGGTGTTAAGGTTCAGGTGGTTAAGGATGACGTGGTGGTGGAGGGTATTGATAAGGAGTTAGTTAGCCAATTCGCAGCCAACATTGAGTTAGCCACCACGCTCAGGGGTAAGAATAGGCCAAGTCCCCATGGCAGAGAATCAGCGCCAGGCATATTAGACGGCATATACGTGTACGCCTCAGAGAACATTAAGCAGTAG
- a CDS encoding HEPN domain-containing protein: protein MYDPLDEVNYRYRLAVNYLRDASDAFSRGDWRGTVANAQLASENAAKAIIAVYRIPSWSHDPSDELKEIMSNLPKDFTGLISELMTIVRRLAPEHGRSTYGEPERGLTPWEVYGKDEAENALNMAKRAVEIMKAVLRGLDVNVHS, encoded by the coding sequence ATGTACGATCCGCTTGATGAAGTTAATTATAGATATAGGCTAGCGGTTAACTACCTTAGGGACGCCAGTGACGCCTTCAGTAGGGGTGATTGGAGGGGTACGGTGGCTAATGCGCAATTAGCCTCTGAAAACGCCGCCAAGGCCATAATAGCCGTGTATAGGATACCAAGCTGGAGCCATGACCCTTCAGACGAGTTAAAGGAGATAATGAGTAACCTTCCTAAGGACTTCACAGGATTAATAAGTGAATTAATGACGATTGTAAGGAGACTGGCCCCTGAGCATGGTAGGAGTACCTATGGAGAACCCGAAAGGGGACTTACACCTTGGGAAGTTTACGGCAAAGATGAGGCTGAGAATGCCTTAAATATGGCTAAGAGGGCCGTGGAGATCATGAAGGCTGTATTAAGGGGACTTGACGTTAATGTGCATTCTTAA
- a CDS encoding SufD family Fe-S cluster assembly protein: MLIPEELRVKARELAGRIPYQLIKDSPTVKYYTQWSLFDNCVESSNGNSPPPPIELNEYDLVVHNGLLVKGSELTSNDAATGIDPSESRIIARHFVNVREIQSLRIGNSSDSSVKVMMSYSGESNEMHSNHVIINVDEGALANVFLSIIGNGGCGTNITELNIGDGAVVNLLVYSVNVDPAFNLIRVNEGVKAMVNSYSIIVNGKMTHHREDYVLQGRESSVNVNSLEVGSGSSRLDYMVNLMHYGENSISNSITRAIALDSATVIHRGFGRISEHGKWSSTNIEGKVFIGSSNAVGMSVPVIMVDTGDVNGARHSASDASLDEEQELYLRMRGLSREEAIKLIVYDMVMGFLDNINGEFTSSVKYIRSSLLKLLRI; the protein is encoded by the coding sequence ATGTTAATACCTGAGGAGCTTAGGGTTAAGGCTAGGGAACTAGCAGGTAGAATACCATACCAGTTAATTAAGGATTCCCCAACAGTGAAATACTACACCCAGTGGAGCCTCTTCGATAATTGCGTTGAGTCAAGCAATGGTAATTCACCCCCGCCTCCAATTGAGCTTAATGAATACGACCTTGTTGTTCACAATGGCCTCCTGGTGAAGGGAAGTGAATTAACTAGTAATGATGCGGCAACAGGCATAGACCCCTCAGAGTCGAGGATAATAGCGAGGCACTTCGTTAACGTAAGGGAGATACAATCATTAAGGATAGGCAACTCATCGGACAGTAGCGTTAAGGTAATGATGAGTTACAGTGGTGAGAGTAATGAAATGCATTCAAACCACGTTATAATAAACGTTGATGAGGGGGCTTTAGCCAACGTGTTCCTAAGCATTATTGGGAATGGGGGCTGTGGAACCAACATTACTGAGTTGAATATTGGCGATGGGGCTGTGGTGAATCTACTAGTCTACTCAGTTAACGTTGACCCAGCCTTCAACCTAATTAGGGTTAACGAGGGGGTTAAGGCCATGGTTAATTCATACTCAATAATCGTTAATGGAAAGATGACCCACCACAGGGAGGATTACGTACTACAGGGGAGGGAATCATCAGTCAACGTTAATTCACTTGAAGTTGGGTCAGGCTCCTCTAGGCTTGACTACATGGTGAACCTAATGCATTATGGTGAAAACTCAATAAGCAACTCCATCACAAGAGCCATTGCATTGGATTCAGCCACAGTGATACATAGGGGGTTTGGGAGGATTAGTGAACATGGGAAGTGGTCATCCACCAACATAGAGGGTAAGGTGTTCATAGGTTCAAGTAACGCAGTAGGCATGTCAGTACCAGTCATAATGGTTGATACGGGTGATGTTAATGGCGCTAGGCATTCAGCATCAGACGCATCCCTTGATGAGGAGCAGGAACTGTACCTTAGGATGAGGGGCCTAAGTAGGGAGGAGGCAATTAAGCTTATAGTCTATGACATGGTTATGGGCTTCCTAGATAACATTAATGGTGAATTCACAAGTAGTGTTAAGTACATCCGTAGTTCACTGCTTAAACTACTTAGAATATGA
- the tnpA gene encoding IS200/IS605 family transposase yields MEYKSTRHVKYLCNYHFVWIPKYRRDMLAGEIAEYTKEVLKSIAEELGCEIIALEVMPDHIHLFVNCPPRYSPSYLANYFKGKSARLVLKKFPELRKYTNGKLWTRSYFVSTAGNVSSETIRKYIEEQWGKEDEEN; encoded by the coding sequence GTGGAATACAAATCAACGAGGCACGTAAAATATCTGTGTAACTACCATTTCGTATGGATTCCTAAGTATCGTAGAGACATGTTAGCTGGGGAGATTGCTGAATATACTAAAGAGGTCTTGAAATCAATTGCGGAAGAGTTAGGTTGTGAAATAATAGCGCTAGAAGTAATGCCAGACCACATACACCTCTTCGTTAACTGTCCTCCTAGATACTCACCATCATATTTGGCTAACTACTTCAAGGGGAAATCGGCTAGACTAGTCTTGAAGAAATTCCCAGAGCTAAGAAAATACACCAACGGAAAACTCTGGACTAGAAGCTACTTCGTGTCAACAGCTGGTAACGTATCAAGTGAGACAATAAGGAAATACATTGAGGAACAGTGGGGGAAAGAGGATGAAGAGAACTAA
- the sufB gene encoding Fe-S cluster assembly protein SufB encodes MKQDLRSLVEEGLTPEEVLSRDAPIRRSIEIKGKITSEVIDEISRAKNEPDWMRRLRLRNLELFNKLPAPNWLPNWVLENINLEEYSTYAKPDINRASSWDDIPPEIRKYYESLNIPEIEARALMGLGAQLDSEMIYFNIRKQLEEKGVIVMPMEEAVQKYPDMVKQYFMKIFPPEHKFAALHGALWSGGVFVYVPPGVRIEAPIEAFFLISNAGEGQFEHTLLIADKNSYIHFIEGCSAPRFSKYSFHDGMVELYAHEGARIRFTTVQNWSKNVINFNNKRAIAERNAKVEWVEASIGSMASFVYPSTILKGEGAGTEITGITVANGRHIKENGAKVIHDAPNTYSKIVNKSISANGGTAVYKGVVYVRKGAKYVKSHVACDSLILDEKSKAYTIPHDQVFEDTAVVTHEAYTGRINEDKLFYLRSRGLSEEEAKSLIVLGFISDVTEGLPFEYAMVLNRVISLEFSKYGKVA; translated from the coding sequence ATGAAGCAGGATTTACGTAGCCTAGTGGAGGAGGGTTTAACGCCTGAGGAGGTTCTTAGTAGGGATGCGCCAATTAGGAGGAGTATTGAGATTAAGGGTAAGATAACCAGTGAAGTAATTGATGAGATATCTAGGGCTAAGAATGAGCCCGACTGGATGAGGAGACTTAGGTTAAGGAACCTTGAACTATTCAATAAACTACCGGCGCCAAACTGGCTGCCTAACTGGGTCTTAGAGAACATTAACCTTGAGGAGTACTCAACGTACGCTAAACCAGACATTAACAGGGCTAGCAGCTGGGACGACATACCGCCTGAGATTAGGAAGTACTATGAATCATTGAACATACCTGAAATAGAGGCGAGGGCGTTAATGGGCCTTGGTGCTCAATTAGACTCAGAAATGATATACTTCAACATTAGGAAGCAATTGGAGGAGAAGGGTGTAATAGTCATGCCCATGGAGGAGGCTGTGCAGAAGTACCCAGACATGGTTAAGCAGTACTTCATGAAAATATTCCCACCTGAACATAAGTTCGCTGCACTCCATGGAGCATTATGGAGTGGCGGAGTATTCGTCTACGTACCACCTGGGGTTAGGATTGAGGCGCCAATTGAGGCCTTCTTCCTAATCAGTAACGCCGGTGAGGGTCAATTCGAGCACACGTTACTTATAGCTGATAAGAACAGTTACATACACTTCATTGAGGGTTGCTCAGCCCCAAGGTTCAGTAAGTACAGTTTCCACGATGGTATGGTTGAATTATACGCCCACGAGGGGGCTAGGATAAGGTTCACCACTGTTCAAAACTGGAGTAAGAACGTCATAAACTTCAATAATAAGAGGGCTATTGCGGAGAGGAACGCTAAGGTTGAGTGGGTTGAGGCAAGCATAGGTAGTATGGCTAGTTTCGTGTACCCATCAACAATACTGAAGGGTGAGGGGGCTGGAACCGAGATAACGGGTATAACAGTGGCTAATGGCAGGCACATTAAGGAGAATGGAGCTAAGGTTATACATGATGCGCCAAACACGTACTCTAAAATAGTGAACAAGTCAATATCAGCCAACGGTGGAACAGCAGTGTATAAGGGGGTTGTGTATGTTAGGAAGGGTGCTAAGTACGTTAAGTCCCATGTGGCGTGCGATTCACTAATACTTGATGAGAAGTCTAAGGCTTATACGATTCCCCATGACCAAGTATTCGAGGATACCGCGGTTGTGACCCATGAGGCATACACCGGTAGGATTAATGAGGATAAGTTATTCTACCTGAGGAGCCGAGGCTTAAGTGAGGAGGAGGCTAAGAGCCTAATAGTGCTGGGCTTCATAAGTGACGTAACTGAGGGGTTACCCTTCGAGTACGCCATGGTCTTAAACAGGGTAATTAGCCTAGAGTTCAGTAAGTACGGCAAGGTGGCTTAA
- a CDS encoding transposase: protein MKRTNVVKLIADKNTHEKLKELAILTAKCWNEINWLRTQQFKKGERVDFVKTEKEVYKKYKHVLKVNTQQVARKNAEAWRSFFSLIEEKKEGKLPKWFKPRPPRYWKDENGEYRLIVIIRNDRYEVNENERVIYLKDFKLALKFKGKLKWRGKQGRLEIVYDEARRSWYAHIPVEVENTVENKGNLRASVDLGIVNLATVYVEDGTWYIFKGGSVLAQYEYYGKRVSEVQKVLARHKQKRSRKLKLLYDKRRRFLKHALNSMVRKVMEELREKGISEVIVGYPKGISKNHGNKLTVNFWNYGYVIKRFEEIGEELGIKITKVEESYTSKTCSLCGEAHEGGRVKRGLFKCPRMGKVINADLNAAINILHIPESLGSGSRGQLPVRGRGNGLKTQPVVYRWTSRAGWVTPTSNEAMRMKAVNHKPMNRPRGTLAL, encoded by the coding sequence ATGAAGAGAACTAACGTAGTTAAACTAATAGCAGATAAGAATACCCACGAGAAGCTGAAGGAACTAGCTATACTAACTGCCAAATGTTGGAATGAAATAAACTGGTTAAGGACACAACAATTCAAGAAAGGGGAGAGAGTAGACTTCGTTAAGACAGAAAAGGAGGTGTATAAGAAGTATAAACACGTGCTGAAGGTTAACACGCAACAAGTCGCTAGAAAGAACGCCGAGGCATGGAGGAGCTTCTTCTCATTAATCGAGGAGAAGAAGGAGGGAAAATTACCAAAGTGGTTCAAGCCAAGACCTCCAAGGTATTGGAAGGACGAAAACGGGGAGTATAGGCTAATCGTCATCATTAGGAACGACCGTTACGAGGTAAACGAAAACGAGAGAGTTATCTACCTAAAGGACTTCAAGCTAGCCTTAAAGTTCAAGGGGAAACTCAAGTGGCGTGGGAAGCAGGGAAGGTTAGAGATAGTTTACGATGAGGCTAGGAGGAGTTGGTATGCCCATATCCCAGTTGAAGTCGAAAACACGGTTGAAAACAAGGGTAATTTAAGGGCTTCAGTGGATTTAGGGATCGTTAATTTAGCTACTGTTTATGTTGAGGATGGCACATGGTATATTTTCAAGGGTGGTAGTGTCCTTGCACAATATGAGTATTATGGTAAGAGGGTAAGTGAAGTTCAGAAAGTTTTAGCTAGACATAAGCAAAAGAGGAGTAGGAAGCTTAAACTCCTTTACGATAAGAGGAGGAGGTTCTTAAAACACGCATTAAACAGTATGGTCAGGAAGGTTATGGAGGAGTTAAGGGAAAAAGGGATAAGTGAGGTTATTGTTGGTTATCCTAAGGGGATTAGTAAGAACCACGGCAATAAGCTCACTGTGAACTTCTGGAACTACGGTTACGTCATTAAACGTTTCGAGGAGATAGGAGAGGAATTGGGGATTAAGATAACGAAAGTAGAAGAATCCTACACCTCTAAGACTTGTTCCCTATGCGGGGAAGCCCACGAGGGTGGGCGTGTTAAACGTGGTTTGTTTAAGTGTCCCCGCATGGGGAAGGTAATTAACGCCGACTTAAACGCCGCAATAAACATCCTACATATCCCCGAGTCCCTAGGATCTGGGAGCAGAGGGCAACTCCCAGTGAGGGGTAGGGGTAATGGGCTGAAGACCCAGCCCGTGGTCTACCGCTGGACGAGCAGAGCGGGGTGGGTAACACCCACCAGCAATGAAGCAATGAGAATGAAGGCTGTAAACCACAAACCAATGAACCGCCCTAGGGGAACCCTCGCTCTTTAG